Proteins encoded within one genomic window of Platichthys flesus chromosome 17, fPlaFle2.1, whole genome shotgun sequence:
- the LOC133972494 gene encoding sodium-dependent neutral amino acid transporter B(0)AT1-like — MRLVLPNPGLDLRISSHEDLDRIEKEEAEGSDRPKWDNKAQYILTCVGFCIGLGNVWRFPYLCQSHGGGAFLIPFLILLVLEGMPLLLLEFAIGQRLRKGSVGVWRSINPYLNGIGIASMLVSFLVGLYYNTLIAWILWYLFNSFQSPLPWTQCPLNDNRTGFVPECQESSTVDYFFYRVTLNTSPSITESGGIHWPIVLCLLAAWSIVAICCIRGISTSGKAVYVTAILPYIVLTIFLIRGLTLKGALSGITFLFTPDLEELMKPLTWLDAGAQVFYAFGLAWGGLISFSSYNPVHNNCMQDAVILSVVTGFTSVYAAMVTYSIIGFRATEKYDNCISENIMTLLNQFNLPEDNITTSNYEVAFNQLNSSYPDVVLGLDIKTCDMQTLLSEGVEGTGLAFIVFTEAITKMPGSPIWSVLLFVMLLCLGLSTLFGNIEGVVVPLKDLHVFPKHWPHEALTGTTCFVAFLITLLFAQPSGLYWVNLFDNFAGSVPLLTTGLFEMIAVVYIYGIDRFNEDIKFMTGRKPGIFWQVSWRFISPLIVMVILVFYLVTQVQEELTYLVWDPNAVEFPSLVSTPYPSWINAVVFLLAGVPSVAVPVYAVCRLVLNCCKKRSKN; from the exons ATGAGACTGGTGCTACCTAACCCGGGGCTGGATCTCCGGATCTCCAGCCATGAGGATCTGGACAGGATCGAAAAAGAGGAGGCAGAAGGGAGCGACCGGCCCAAATGGGACAACAAAGCCCAGTACATCCTCACCTGTGTGGGCTTCTGCATCGGACTTGGGAACGTGTGGAGGTTCCCTTACTTGTGTCAAAGTCATGGAGGAG GTGCCTTCTTGATCCCCTTCCTCAttctgctggtgctggagggaATGCCGCTCCTGCTGCTGGAGTTCGCCATTGGCCAGCGTCTGAGGAAAGGCAGTGTGGGAGTGTGGAGGTCCATCAACCCTTATCTGAATGGTATTG GTATAGCCTCCATGCTGGTGTCCTTCTTGGTTGGACTGTACTACAACACCTTAATAGCCTGGATCCTATGGTATCTCTTCAATTCCTTTCAAAGCCCACTGCCTTGGACCCAGTGTCCTCTCAACGACAACAGGACAG GATTTGTACCCGAGTGTCAAGAGAGCTCCACTGTGGATTACTTCTTTTATCGAGTGACCCTGAATACTTCGCCCTCTATCACTGAATCAGGAGGAATCCACTGGCCCATAGTCCTGTGCCTGTTAGCTGCCTGGTCAATAGTCGCTATCTGCTGCATAAGGGGGATAAGCACTTCTGGCAAG GCAGTGTACGTCACTGCCATCCTGCCGTACATAGTGCTCACCATCTTCCTGATCCGAGGACTGACTCTTAAAGGAGCCCTGAGCGGAATCACGTTCCTCTTCACACCAGAC CTAGAGGAGTTGATGAAACCATTGACCTGGTTGGATGCAGGTGCCCAGGTCTTTTACGCCTTTGGTTTGGCATGGGGGGGCCTCATCTCCTTCTCAAGCTACAACCCTGTTCA CAACAACTGCATGCAGGATGCTGTGATCCTGTCTGTGGTAACTGGCTTCACCTCAGTCTACGCTGCCATGGTCACCTACTCCATCATCGGCTTCAGGGCCACTGAGAAATATGACAACTGTATCAGTGA AAACATCATGACATTATTAAACCAATTCAATCTTCCTGAGGACAACATCACTACAAGCAACTACGAGGTGGCGTTCAATCAGCTCAACAGCTCCTATCCTGATGTTGTTCTTGGACTGGACATCAAAACGTGTGACATGCAGACACTTCTCAGTGAG GGAGTGGAGGGAACAGGTCTGGCCTTTATTGTGTTCACAGAGGCCATCACCAAGATGCCTGGTTCCCCAATCTGgtctgtcctcctcttcgtcatGCTGCTCTGCCTGGGCCTCTCGACCCTGTTTGGCAACATTGAAGGAGTGGTGGTCCCCTTAAAGGACCTGCATGTGTTCCCTAAACATTGGCCCCATGAAGCACTGACAG gcacAACGTGTTTTGTCGCTTTCCTCATCACCCTCCTGTTTGCGCAGCCTTCAGGACTTTACTGGGTCAATCTCTTCGACAATTTTGCCGGATCAGTTCCACTTCTCACCACTGGACTGTTTGAGATGATAGCTGTTGTTTACATCTATGGCATAGACAG GTTCAATGAAGATATTAAGTTCATGACCGGACGTAAGCCCGGCATCTTCTGGCAGGTGTCATGGAGGTTCATTAGTCCTCTAATCGTCATGGTGATCTTAGTTTTCTACCTGGTGACCCAAGTTCAAGAGGAACTCACCTATTTGGTGTGGGACCCAAACGCG GTGGAGTTTCCATCTCTGGTGTCAACACCTTACCCTTCATGGATCAATGCAGTCGTCTTTCTATTGGCAGGCGTACCTAGCGTGGCAGTGCCTGTGTATGCAGTGTGTAGACTGGTTCTTAACTGCTGCAAGAAAAGAAGCAAAAATTAG